GAATTTCTaaacatatgtatatatttcaaggaagaatttttaaatgaatattTCAGATGTTAATGACGAGATaaacatttcaaataataatttcacttgaaattagattaaaattattttcagtGAAATAGTTGTTATAAAGTAGTAGCTTGAACACATAATGTAACGGTGTAATTTGCAACGAACTTACGATTTTGCAAGAACGAATGTAACATTTGTTCATAACAATGATCCTAGAATATCCAATAAGTCGGTGATTTAACGTTTGGATCTTCAAGGTAAAACCGGGGGATCTTTAAGTAGGTTGAGGCTGAGGAATCTCATCCTTTTATATACATTGTTGCATCACAAAAACTCATCAATCTTTCGAGCGCACGTGCGCAAGGACAATATATTCTGAAATTCACCTGCTTCATATAAAAAGCAAACCTACTCGATTTCTAAAAAAAGATCTGTGCCCATCGTATCTCTGTCAATACAAATTCAATTTGGAAGATTGAAAAATCAGTATGAGATCACCGATTTCAAATATGCATGTACTTAAAATTAACTGATGCTAGCTCATACTTTCACGGAAATATCTTCATCCATATTAATAAccatacaatatttttatatatcatattttctCAATAAATAATTCCTATTTCAActgtatttcacatatattcAATTTCAAAGTTATTAGAAAGGaacttaatattttataatttgctCCTGAATAtccgaattaaaaaatttaactgCTTTTGACTGTCTTCGTCATTTCagaatatacatatttattatatataacttttATCATATGTCTATCATTTACAGTTTAATAATTTCACTTAAACTATGTTAATCACACACACAATAAATTGTCTTTTATCCAGACGATGTTCCCTATATTTGGACGTCCGGACGTATCTGCGACTTCAAGGGCTGCGAAAACCGCCGTGACCTCGAGCCAAAGTCGCTCTATGGCTGGTTCTGGTCCGCGAACCGGAAGAAGATGGCGCCCACACACCAAATCCCCGATGGCTGGAACTTCAACCCGTGGTCCCAGACCGGACACAAGAAGGTCAGGCAACCGGACAACGCGGAGTTCGATATTAATGGTACCAACGAGTCCTGCATGTCCGTTCTGAACAACGTCTACAAGGATGGCATCAGCTGGCACGACGTGGCTTGCTATCATCAGAAACCTTTCGTCTGCGAGGACTCCGAGGAGCTTTTGAACTACATAGCCAGCACCAACCCTAGCCTCCGCCTTTAAAAACCAAGTCCTGAGTAAACAAGTTCACGTCATCAGCACCTGCCCTATTCGTCTCTGCAAGTTAGGCGAGACAACAGCCAAAAAAAAAGGAATGGAAACGAGAACCGTTGTCAGAAATTTCCACTACAATAAATAACTATTTAAGCGCGAATTGGTTTGCTGTTGTTTTTAACCCTCTGGGACACATGGTATTAAATGGCAACCCTTGATccgaatttattaattatttcttaACTGTTT
This genomic stretch from Megalopta genalis isolate 19385.01 chromosome 5, iyMegGena1_principal, whole genome shotgun sequence harbors:
- the slf gene encoding C-type lectin domain-containing protein slf gives rise to the protein MMLVPLAVVLFAAFALAEPAINEIRPQSNRPGRFLSLPIPQKCANRPKEFNYRGHNYFYSGHIPAHANQRVDWLDARNICREYCMDLVSIETQDENNLIYRLIQQNDVPYIWTSGRICDFKGCENRRDLEPKSLYGWFWSANRKKMAPTHQIPDGWNFNPWSQTGHKKVRQPDNAEFDINGTNESCMSVLNNVYKDGISWHDVACYHQKPFVCEDSEELLNYIASTNPSLRL